The following coding sequences lie in one Megalodesulfovibrio gigas DSM 1382 = ATCC 19364 genomic window:
- a CDS encoding Hpt domain-containing protein: MDDSILAMFVEDAREHLADIEQDLLDIEEAGAGFDPELVNKVFRTAHSIKGSAAFLGLSAMRDLSHGIENVLDQVRGHDLMPSHQVINVVLAAFDALNLMLEDVEHCDDVDVAPHLETLTRLVQGSLPPEQRAAVVTMCTLRLPDGREGFTMSEHALAQARKGGNYVYLVEYDLIHHVHKRNKSPLELLRFLEKSGQILDCRVDFQAVGTLEDAPSNRIPFYLLYASILEQDLVKVIFQLPQELIYLVDKDTNQPCSTAMPPAASAVRLAGPSPVVPEEVDAMTAAFDRAVQQQAAQQAGRESSQEIGQEIGQEIGQGIGQGIGQGIGRAVSPPPSTADMPDGVALDLAPAVCRLRIAGRATAERAADLKRALLAALEQRPALELDCAAVEEVDITFLQLLWATWLSAKARQVAVSCTAMSPVLSGALRMAGFHRVAFDSYGLRGFPGAM, from the coding sequence GTGGACGATTCCATTCTGGCCATGTTCGTGGAGGACGCGCGGGAGCATCTTGCAGACATTGAACAGGATCTGCTGGATATCGAAGAGGCCGGCGCCGGGTTTGATCCCGAGCTGGTGAACAAGGTCTTCCGCACGGCGCATTCCATCAAGGGCAGTGCGGCCTTTCTGGGCCTGTCGGCCATGCGCGATCTGTCCCACGGCATCGAAAACGTGCTGGATCAGGTGCGCGGCCATGATCTGATGCCGTCGCATCAGGTCATCAATGTCGTGCTGGCCGCCTTCGACGCCCTGAATCTCATGCTCGAGGATGTGGAGCATTGTGACGACGTGGATGTGGCGCCCCACCTGGAGACCCTCACCCGGCTGGTGCAGGGGAGCCTGCCGCCGGAACAGCGCGCCGCCGTGGTCACCATGTGCACCTTGCGGCTGCCGGACGGGCGCGAGGGCTTCACCATGTCCGAGCACGCGCTGGCCCAGGCCCGCAAGGGCGGCAACTACGTGTATCTGGTGGAATACGATCTCATTCATCATGTGCACAAGCGGAACAAGTCGCCCTTGGAGCTGTTGCGCTTTCTGGAAAAAAGCGGCCAGATTCTCGATTGCCGGGTGGATTTCCAGGCCGTGGGCACCCTGGAGGATGCGCCCTCCAACCGCATTCCGTTCTATCTGCTGTACGCCTCCATCCTGGAGCAGGATCTGGTGAAGGTCATCTTCCAGCTGCCCCAGGAACTCATTTATCTTGTGGACAAGGACACCAACCAGCCGTGCAGCACCGCGATGCCGCCGGCCGCATCGGCCGTGCGCCTGGCCGGCCCTTCGCCTGTGGTGCCCGAGGAGGTGGACGCCATGACGGCGGCCTTTGACCGCGCCGTGCAACAGCAGGCGGCCCAGCAGGCTGGCCGGGAAAGCAGCCAGGAAATTGGCCAGGAGATTGGCCAGGAGATTGGCCAGGGGATTGGCCAGGGGATTGGCCAGGGGATTGGCCGGGCAGTGTCGCCCCCCCCATCCACGGCCGACATGCCCGACGGCGTGGCGCTGGACCTCGCCCCCGCCGTCTGTCGGCTGCGCATTGCCGGTCGGGCCACGGCGGAGCGGGCGGCGGACCTTAAGCGGGCACTGCTCGCCGCCCTGGAGCAGCGTCCCGCCCTGGAGCTGGATTGCGCCGCCGTGGAGGAAGTGGACATCACCTTCCTGCAGCTTCTGTGGGCCACATGGCTGTCTGCCAAGGCTCGCCAGGTGGCGGTTTCCTGCACGGCCATGTCGCCGGTATTGTCGGGAGCGCTGCGCATGGCCGGATTTCACCGAGTGGCTTTTGACAGCTACGGCTTGCGCGGCTTCCCTGGCGCGATGTAA
- a CDS encoding PP2C family protein-serine/threonine phosphatase — protein sequence MDSSLAASLYFERMEALLKASQSLAAIESMDRLMPRLMELAEEVTVAQASSILLHDPATQELSFWYARTGEGSPATTEDILKSSIRLKPGEGIAGWVAQHRKALLIEDVREDPRFCNRADMATGFITRDVICAPIIYQDELLGVIQVLNALHKPHFDGEDAKVLECFACLAAVSIIRARLLEERLAQRVLETQLQTAAKLQSLFWPALPALSHGARLWAFSRPARFVGGDLYDCIELPDDSIILYVADVSGKGLPASLIMAAVWTQLRTQAYLTPHPGELLERVNEPLHTLLAREGYFVTCLVCRFWPATGQVQAAMAGHPAPLWRCGEAWKPFPRAADMPLGVSTGVRYPSVSMELAPGDGLLLYTDGLTEAFNEQGERFEETIMAAALAEAVNAESQDGQRPPVGDTLVARLDAWRGTASQSDDLTLLELWREATPAS from the coding sequence ATGGATTCGTCACTTGCCGCATCCCTGTATTTCGAGCGCATGGAAGCCTTGCTCAAGGCCAGCCAGTCCCTGGCGGCCATCGAGTCCATGGATCGGCTCATGCCCCGGCTCATGGAACTGGCCGAGGAAGTGACCGTGGCGCAGGCCTCGTCCATTCTCCTGCACGATCCCGCCACCCAGGAACTCAGCTTCTGGTACGCCCGCACCGGCGAAGGCTCGCCCGCCACCACGGAAGATATCCTCAAGTCCTCCATTCGCCTGAAGCCGGGCGAGGGCATCGCCGGCTGGGTGGCCCAGCACCGCAAGGCCCTGCTCATTGAGGACGTGCGGGAAGACCCCCGCTTCTGCAACCGGGCGGACATGGCCACCGGGTTCATCACCCGCGACGTCATCTGCGCGCCGATCATCTATCAGGATGAGCTGCTGGGCGTCATCCAGGTGCTCAACGCCCTGCACAAGCCCCACTTTGACGGGGAAGACGCCAAGGTGCTGGAATGTTTTGCCTGTCTGGCGGCGGTCTCCATCATCCGCGCCCGGCTGCTGGAGGAGCGTCTGGCCCAGCGGGTACTGGAGACCCAACTGCAGACCGCGGCCAAGCTGCAATCCCTGTTCTGGCCGGCCCTGCCGGCCCTGAGCCATGGCGCGCGGTTGTGGGCGTTCTCGCGTCCAGCGCGCTTCGTGGGCGGGGATTTGTACGACTGCATCGAGCTGCCAGATGACAGCATCATTCTCTATGTCGCTGATGTTTCAGGAAAAGGTCTCCCGGCCTCCCTCATCATGGCCGCGGTGTGGACCCAGCTGCGCACCCAGGCGTATCTGACCCCCCACCCCGGCGAGTTGCTGGAGCGGGTGAACGAGCCGCTGCACACCCTGCTTGCCCGCGAGGGATACTTCGTCACCTGTCTGGTCTGCCGGTTCTGGCCGGCCACGGGCCAGGTGCAGGCGGCCATGGCCGGGCATCCGGCCCCCCTGTGGCGCTGTGGCGAAGCCTGGAAGCCCTTTCCCCGTGCGGCGGACATGCCCCTGGGCGTGAGCACGGGCGTGCGCTATCCTTCCGTCTCCATGGAGCTGGCCCCCGGCGACGGCCTGCTGCTGTACACGGATGGCCTCACCGAGGCCTTCAATGAACAGGGAGAGCGGTTCGAAGAGACCATCATGGCGGCGGCCCTGGCCGAGGCCGTGAACGCCGAATCGCAGGACGGACAACGTCCCCCCGTGGGCGACACCCTGGTGGCCCGGCTGGACGCCTGGCGCGGCACGGCCAGCCAGTCCGACGACCTGACGCTGCTGGAACTCTGGCGGGAGGCTACGCCCGCGTCCTGA
- a CDS encoding ATP-binding protein has protein sequence MAARVEGARLQLRMPAAVACIEDACRLAREHLARHDAAQEGFTLILGIREALLNAMLHGSGNDPAKVVSLMLEVESDRVSIEVEDQGPGFDWQARSLEPPAPEAVSGRGLPIVHSCFDDIAFNAKGNRIRLSKRLRRNAAMSEITRQGETVQLTPRGDIVAAVVQELRQELKTLVDEGARHLVLDCAGVDMVDSVGIGLLIATHNSLKARGGGLALIRVGDDIASLFKAMRLDKHFELLRG, from the coding sequence GTGGCGGCCCGCGTGGAAGGCGCGCGGCTGCAGTTGCGCATGCCGGCGGCGGTGGCCTGCATCGAGGACGCCTGCCGCCTGGCCCGGGAGCATCTGGCCCGCCACGATGCCGCCCAGGAGGGCTTCACCCTTATCCTTGGCATCCGGGAAGCCTTGCTCAACGCCATGCTGCACGGGTCCGGGAACGATCCGGCCAAGGTCGTTTCCCTGATGCTGGAAGTGGAGTCGGACCGGGTGAGTATTGAAGTGGAGGATCAGGGCCCCGGCTTTGACTGGCAGGCCCGCTCCCTGGAGCCGCCGGCCCCGGAGGCCGTCTCCGGCCGGGGGTTGCCCATCGTCCACAGCTGTTTTGACGATATTGCGTTCAACGCCAAGGGCAATCGCATCCGATTGTCCAAACGTCTCAGGAGAAATGCGGCCATGAGCGAAATCACCCGCCAGGGAGAAACCGTTCAACTGACGCCGCGGGGCGATATTGTCGCCGCCGTGGTGCAGGAACTCAGGCAGGAGCTGAAAACGCTGGTGGACGAGGGCGCCCGCCATCTGGTGCTGGATTGCGCCGGGGTGGACATGGTGGATTCCGTGGGCATTGGCCTGCTCATCGCCACACACAATTCCCTCAAGGCCCGGGGCGGCGGTCTGGCCCTGATTCGCGTCGGCGATGATATCGCGAGCCTGTTCAAGGCGATGCGTCTGGACAAGCATTTCGAACTGCTACGGGGCTAG
- a CDS encoding chemotaxis protein CheA yields the protein MQHPPPDEAFREEMAEQLEVAESALLALEQCGLHAGPRCVEHVQGLFRAFHTIKGLAGMVGCTDVAALTHVLESILEPVRRDTARMLPDLLELVLAARDLLAAAVQAESCHVLADELQGMTRILEQRLLPVARSAAPAPAPPLPEAAESPRYRWHVRFAPNAPDLFGRVDVLELLQSLEEAGARGLTPQPRGMDCLELVEPATPLLAWECEFDGPLDENGVRDLFIFVEDAATVTVRPLAASAEPPASPVAPVLPVSPVSPPVATEKKENEEREATSSTHSLRRAAQTSAAEPRTANQTDTRVDARKLEHMVGLVGELVIAQSRLLAISTRLGDAPLQRVVEELEYLSASLRDQAMGMRMASLGTVFGRLRRTVRDLCHELGKDAAFIARGGETELDKTVLEQLATPLLHLLRNALEHGLETPAERRAAGKPPRGAITLDATQAAGTVIVTLADDGRGLDHDAIAARAQALGLVRDGQALSDDELFDLLCQPGFSPAPPHAEDADTSRGLELMRRTLAALRGQATLTSTPGSGVTVQIRLPLTMAIIEGLQVRVGQERFIIPLAMVEECVELHRQGRGRDRLLALREALVPCVFLRELFSVAGETPAIEHVVVTQAAGQRTGLVVDEVLGQQQAVVKPLGALFRHRAEFAGAAVQGDGDLALILDVPHVVQAGREQPTGR from the coding sequence ATGCAGCACCCGCCCCCGGATGAGGCCTTTCGGGAAGAGATGGCCGAGCAGCTGGAGGTCGCGGAAAGCGCGCTGCTGGCCCTGGAACAGTGCGGCCTGCACGCGGGGCCGCGCTGCGTGGAACACGTGCAGGGGCTGTTCCGGGCCTTCCACACCATCAAGGGCCTCGCCGGCATGGTGGGCTGCACGGACGTGGCTGCCCTGACGCATGTGCTGGAGTCCATTCTGGAACCCGTGCGCCGAGACACCGCGCGCATGCTTCCGGATCTCCTGGAGCTGGTGCTTGCCGCGCGGGATCTCCTTGCCGCGGCTGTCCAGGCAGAGTCCTGCCATGTCCTTGCTGACGAGCTGCAGGGGATGACCCGGATCCTGGAGCAACGACTGCTTCCTGTGGCCCGGTCTGCAGCACCTGCGCCGGCACCCCCATTGCCCGAGGCCGCCGAATCGCCCCGATACCGTTGGCACGTGCGCTTCGCGCCCAACGCGCCGGACCTCTTCGGCCGGGTGGACGTGCTGGAACTGTTGCAGAGCCTGGAGGAGGCCGGAGCCCGGGGCCTCACGCCGCAGCCGCGCGGCATGGATTGCCTGGAACTGGTGGAACCGGCCACGCCCCTGCTGGCCTGGGAGTGCGAGTTTGACGGCCCGCTGGACGAAAACGGCGTGCGCGACCTGTTCATTTTTGTGGAAGACGCCGCCACCGTGACCGTGCGTCCCCTGGCGGCATCCGCCGAACCACCCGCGTCTCCCGTTGCGCCGGTTTTGCCGGTTTCGCCGGTTTCGCCGCCGGTGGCGACAGAAAAGAAGGAAAACGAGGAACGGGAGGCGACGTCCTCAACGCATTCCTTGCGTCGTGCCGCCCAGACTTCTGCCGCGGAGCCTCGCACGGCGAACCAGACCGACACCCGCGTGGATGCCCGGAAGCTGGAACATATGGTAGGGCTGGTGGGCGAGCTGGTCATTGCCCAGTCACGCTTGCTGGCCATCAGCACCCGGCTGGGCGATGCCCCCCTGCAGCGGGTGGTGGAGGAGCTGGAATACCTCTCCGCCTCCCTGCGCGATCAGGCCATGGGCATGCGCATGGCGTCCCTGGGCACGGTCTTTGGCCGCCTCCGCCGCACGGTGCGCGACCTGTGCCATGAGCTGGGCAAGGATGCCGCCTTTATTGCCCGAGGTGGCGAGACCGAGCTGGACAAGACCGTGCTGGAGCAACTGGCTACCCCCCTGCTGCATCTGCTGCGCAACGCCCTGGAGCATGGTCTGGAGACGCCGGCCGAGCGGCGCGCCGCGGGCAAGCCGCCCCGGGGCGCCATCACCCTCGACGCCACCCAGGCTGCCGGCACCGTGATCGTCACCCTTGCCGATGACGGCCGCGGCCTGGACCACGATGCCATTGCCGCCAGGGCGCAGGCGCTGGGGCTGGTGCGGGACGGGCAGGCGCTCTCCGACGACGAGCTGTTCGACCTGCTGTGTCAGCCCGGCTTCTCTCCTGCTCCTCCCCATGCCGAGGATGCAGACACAAGCCGGGGCCTGGAGCTGATGCGCCGCACCCTCGCCGCCCTGCGCGGTCAGGCGACGCTGACCAGCACGCCGGGGAGCGGCGTCACGGTGCAAATCCGCCTGCCCCTGACCATGGCCATCATCGAGGGCCTGCAGGTCCGGGTGGGGCAGGAACGGTTCATCATTCCATTGGCCATGGTGGAGGAGTGTGTGGAGCTGCACCGGCAGGGGCGGGGACGCGATCGGCTCCTGGCCCTGCGCGAGGCCCTCGTTCCCTGCGTCTTTCTGCGGGAGCTGTTTTCCGTGGCAGGAGAGACGCCAGCCATTGAGCATGTGGTCGTCACCCAGGCCGCCGGGCAGCGCACAGGGCTGGTGGTGGATGAAGTGCTCGGGCAGCAGCAGGCCGTGGTCAAGCCCCTGGGTGCGCTGTTTCGGCACCGGGCGGAGTTTGCCGGCGCGGCCGTGCAGGGCGATGGCGACCTGGCCCTCATCCTGGACGTGCCGCACGTGGTGCAGGCCGGGCGGGAGCAGCCGACAGGACGGTAA